From a region of the Mercurialis annua linkage group LG1-X, ddMerAnnu1.2, whole genome shotgun sequence genome:
- the LOC126672903 gene encoding EG45-like domain containing protein, giving the protein MQPIFITFILLIISNLLSSSHADVGTAAFYDPPYLPTTCYGNDESQFPSNNLFAAAGDGIWNNGASCGREYLVRCISASEASSCFPDQIIQVKIVDYALSSVSPPSDSGTTIVLSATAFGNVANSSTSINIEFQLV; this is encoded by the exons ATGCAACCCATCTTCATCACCTTCATTCTACTCATAATCTCCAAtcttctctcttcctctcatgCCGATGTAGGCACCGCTGCTTTTTACGACCCTCCGTATCTAC CGACGACTTGCTACGGCAACGACGAGTCTCAGTTCCCGTCGAATAATTTATTCGCGGCGGCCGGAGATGGGATATGGAACAATGGCGCGTCGTGTGGAAGGGAATATTTGGTGAGATGTATTAGTGCTTCGGAGGCTAGTTCTTGTTTCCCCGACCAGATTATTCAAGTCAAGATTGTTGATTATGCTCTTTCTTCCGTTTCCCCTCCTTCCGATTCCGGCACCACCATTGTCTTATCGGCGACGGCTTTTGGAAATGTCGCTAATTCTTCTACCTCCATCAACATTGAATTCCAAct AGTATGA